One window of the Klebsiella sp. WP3-W18-ESBL-02 genome contains the following:
- a CDS encoding hemolysin family protein — MLNSIFIILCLIAVSAFFSISEISLAASRKIKLKLLADEGNINAQRVLKMQENPGMFFTVVQIGLNAVAILGGIVGDAAFSPAFHSLFSNYMSPELSEQLSFILSFSLVTGLFILFADLTPKRIGMIAPEVVALRIINPMRFCLLVFRPLVWFFNGMANIIFRIFKLPMVRKDDITSDDIYAVVEAGALAGVLRKQEHELIENVFELESRTVPSSMTPRENVIWFDLHEDEQSLKNKVAEHPHSKFLVCNEDIDHIIGYVDSKDLLNRVLANQSMALNSGVQIRNTLIVPDTLTLSEALESFKTAGEDFAVIMNEYALVVGIITLNDVMTTLMGDLVGQGLEEQIVARDENSWLIDGGTPIDDVMRVLDIDDFPQSDNYETIGGFMMFMLRKIPKRTDAVKFSGYKFEVVDIDNYRIDQLLVTRIDNKPTVLVPKQSDIVESGQGAA; from the coding sequence ATGTTAAACAGTATATTCATCATACTTTGCCTGATCGCCGTCAGTGCGTTCTTCTCAATATCTGAGATTTCACTTGCCGCATCGCGCAAAATCAAACTGAAACTGCTTGCCGATGAAGGCAACATCAACGCCCAACGCGTGCTCAAAATGCAGGAAAACCCGGGGATGTTTTTCACCGTGGTGCAAATTGGTCTGAACGCGGTCGCCATTCTTGGCGGTATCGTCGGCGACGCGGCGTTCTCTCCGGCGTTCCACTCGCTGTTCTCTAACTACATGTCGCCGGAACTCTCCGAGCAGCTGAGCTTCATCCTCTCCTTCTCGCTGGTGACCGGTCTATTTATTCTGTTTGCGGACTTAACTCCGAAACGCATCGGTATGATTGCGCCTGAAGTGGTGGCACTGCGTATCATCAACCCGATGCGCTTCTGCCTGCTGGTCTTCCGGCCGCTGGTGTGGTTCTTCAACGGTATGGCCAACATCATCTTCCGCATCTTTAAGCTGCCGATGGTGCGTAAAGACGACATCACCTCCGACGATATCTACGCAGTGGTAGAAGCCGGCGCGCTGGCGGGCGTGCTGCGTAAGCAAGAGCACGAGCTGATTGAAAACGTGTTTGAGCTGGAATCACGTACCGTGCCGTCGTCCATGACGCCGCGTGAAAACGTCATCTGGTTCGATCTGCACGAAGATGAGCAAAGCCTGAAAAACAAGGTTGCCGAACACCCGCACTCCAAGTTCCTGGTGTGTAACGAAGATATCGATCACATCATCGGCTACGTTGACTCCAAAGACCTGCTGAACCGCGTGCTGGCGAACCAAAGCATGGCGCTGAACAGCGGCGTGCAGATCCGCAATACGCTGATCGTGCCGGACACGCTGACGCTGTCTGAAGCGCTTGAAAGCTTTAAAACCGCCGGTGAAGACTTCGCGGTTATCATGAACGAATATGCGCTGGTCGTGGGGATCATCACCCTTAACGACGTAATGACCACGCTGATGGGCGACCTGGTCGGCCAGGGCCTGGAAGAGCAGATCGTCGCACGCGATGAGAACTCATGGCTTATTGACGGCGGCACGCCGATCGACGACGTGATGCGCGTGCTGGATATCGACGATTTCCCGCAGTCGGATAACTACGAAACCATCGGCGGTTTCATGATGTTTATGCTGCGTAAAATCCCGAAACGCACCGATGCCGTGAAGTTCTCCGGCTACAAGTTCGAGGTGGTGGATATTGATAACTACCGCATCGACCAGCTGCTGGTCACGCGCATTGATAACAAGCCAACGGTACTGGTTCCGAAGCAGTCGGATATTGTCGAAAGCGGCCAGGGTGCGGCCTGA
- a CDS encoding DUF1107 domain-containing protein codes for MKIFQRYNPLQVAKYVKTLFRGRLYIKDVGAFEFDKGKILIPKVRDIQHLSVMSEVNRHVLRLQTEMA; via the coding sequence ATGAAAATTTTCCAACGCTACAACCCGCTTCAGGTTGCGAAGTATGTTAAAACCCTGTTTCGTGGACGGTTGTATATCAAGGACGTTGGCGCTTTTGAATTTGATAAGGGTAAAATTCTTATCCCAAAAGTCAGAGACATCCAGCACCTTTCTGTGATGTCTGAAGTAAACCGTCACGTACTGCGTCTCCAGACCGAAATGGCGTAA
- a CDS encoding YtfJ family protein translates to MTLRTLLAVSCLLMPLMAAAHNFTNGQRVAPVGVADRGELILDNDKFSYKSWNSAQLPGKVRVVQHIAGRSSAKEKNASLIEAIKAANLPHDRYQTTTIVNTDDAIPGSSMFVRSSIESNKKLFPWSQFIVDSDGVVRKAWQLDEGSSAIAVLDKDGRVQWAKDGALTAAEVQQVIALLHKLLN, encoded by the coding sequence ATGACTCTACGTACGCTACTGGCGGTTTCATGCCTGTTAATGCCGTTAATGGCTGCCGCACATAATTTCACAAACGGACAACGTGTTGCGCCTGTCGGCGTGGCCGATCGCGGGGAACTCATTCTCGATAATGATAAGTTTAGCTATAAAAGCTGGAATAGCGCGCAGCTGCCTGGCAAAGTGCGGGTAGTGCAACATATTGCCGGACGTTCCTCCGCAAAAGAGAAAAATGCGTCGCTGATTGAGGCGATTAAAGCGGCCAACCTGCCGCATGACCGCTACCAGACCACCACAATTGTGAATACTGACGATGCCATTCCCGGCTCATCAATGTTTGTCCGCAGCAGCATCGAAAGTAATAAAAAGCTGTTCCCATGGTCACAGTTTATCGTCGATAGCGACGGCGTGGTGCGGAAAGCCTGGCAGCTGGATGAAGGCAGTTCGGCCATCGCCGTGCTGGATAAAGATGGCCGAGTACAGTGGGCAAAAGACGGCGCGCTGACGGCCGCAGAAGTGCAGCAGGTGATTGCCCTGCTGCATAAGCTGCTGAATTAA
- the cysQ gene encoding 3'(2'),5'-bisphosphate nucleotidase CysQ, whose product MLEQVCQLARDAGDAIMDVYDGKQPLDVASKKDDSPVTAADIAAHHVIVKGLKAMTPDVPILSEEDPPGWDVRQHWQRYWLVDPLDGTKEFIKRNGEFTVNIALIENGKAVMGVVFAPVLKVMYSAANGKAWKEECGVRKPIQVRDANPPKVVVSRSHYANDDELKEYLQQLGEHDTAAIGSSLKFCLVAEGEAQLYPRFGPTNIWDTAAGHAVAVAAGAHVNDWQGKTLDYTPRESFLNPGFRVSIF is encoded by the coding sequence ATGTTAGAACAAGTCTGTCAACTTGCGCGCGACGCGGGTGATGCCATCATGGATGTGTACGATGGCAAGCAGCCGTTAGACGTCGCCAGCAAGAAAGATGACTCACCGGTGACTGCGGCCGATATCGCCGCACACCACGTGATTGTTAAAGGCCTGAAGGCGATGACGCCGGACGTGCCGATCCTCTCAGAAGAAGATCCGCCGGGCTGGGATGTCCGCCAGCACTGGCAGCGCTATTGGCTGGTTGACCCGCTGGACGGCACTAAAGAGTTCATTAAGCGCAACGGTGAATTTACCGTTAACATCGCGCTGATTGAGAACGGCAAAGCGGTGATGGGCGTCGTGTTCGCACCGGTGCTGAAGGTCATGTATAGCGCGGCCAACGGCAAAGCGTGGAAAGAAGAATGCGGCGTGCGCAAGCCGATTCAGGTTCGCGATGCAAACCCGCCGAAGGTGGTTGTGAGCCGCTCTCACTATGCGAATGATGATGAACTCAAAGAGTATCTGCAGCAGCTTGGCGAGCATGATACGGCTGCGATTGGTTCGTCGCTGAAGTTCTGTCTGGTGGCGGAAGGCGAAGCGCAGCTTTATCCGCGCTTCGGGCCGACCAATATCTGGGACACCGCAGCAGGGCACGCGGTCGCGGTCGCCGCCGGCGCGCACGTGAACGACTGGCAGGGTAAAACGCTGGATTACACCCCGCGCGAGTCGTTCCTCAACCCCGGTTTCCGCGTCTCGATTTTTTAA
- a CDS encoding bifunctional 2',3'-cyclic-nucleotide 2'-phosphodiesterase/3'-nucleotidase, translating to MIKFSATLLATLIAASVNAATVDLRIMETTDLHSNMMDFDYYKDTATEKFGLVRTASLINAARSEVKNSVLVDNGDVIQGSPMGDYAAAKGLKQGDTHPVYKAMNLLDYTVGNLGNHEFNYGLDYLHKALAGAKFPYINANIIDVKTQKPMFTPYLIKETEVTDKDGNKHPLKIGYIGFVPPQIMTWDKANLSGKVTVNDITETARHYVPEMRANGADVVVVIAHSGLSADPYQAMAENSVYYLSQVPGVDAIMFGHAHAVFPSKDFADIKGADIAKGTLNGIPAVMPGMWGDHLGVVDLVLNNDSGKWQVTSAQAQARPIYDAATKKSLAAEDNTLVQALKADHDATREFVSKPIGKSSDNMYSFLSLVQDDPTVQVVNMAQKAYVEHYIQGDPDLAKLPVLSAAAPFKAGGRKNDPASYVEVEKGQLTFRNAADLYLYPNTLVVVKASGKEVKEWLECSAGQFNQIDPHSSKPQSLINWDGFRTYNFDVIDGVNYQVDVTQPARYDGECQSINPQSERIKHLTFNGKPIDPNAMFLVATNNYRAYGGKFAGTGDSHIAFASPDENRSVLAAWISAESKKAGAIHPAADNNWRLAPIHSDSQLDIRFETSPSEKAAAFIKEKAQYPMKQVATDDIGFAIYQLDLSK from the coding sequence ATGATCAAGTTTAGCGCAACGCTTCTGGCCACGCTGATCGCTGCCAGCGTCAATGCCGCCACGGTGGACCTCCGCATTATGGAAACCACCGATCTTCATAGCAATATGATGGATTTTGATTACTACAAAGATACCGCGACCGAGAAGTTCGGCCTGGTGCGCACGGCGAGCCTGATCAATGCCGCCCGCAGCGAGGTGAAAAATAGCGTACTGGTGGATAACGGCGACGTCATTCAGGGCAGCCCGATGGGCGACTATGCGGCTGCGAAAGGGCTGAAACAGGGTGATACCCACCCGGTATACAAGGCGATGAACCTGCTCGACTATACCGTGGGTAACCTCGGTAACCATGAATTCAACTACGGTCTGGATTACCTGCACAAAGCGCTGGCTGGCGCGAAGTTCCCTTATATTAACGCCAATATTATCGACGTTAAGACCCAAAAGCCGATGTTCACACCGTACCTGATCAAAGAGACGGAAGTGACCGATAAAGACGGCAACAAGCATCCGCTGAAAATCGGCTATATCGGCTTTGTTCCGCCACAGATCATGACCTGGGATAAGGCTAACCTCAGCGGTAAAGTGACGGTCAACGATATCACTGAAACTGCACGCCACTATGTACCAGAGATGCGCGCGAACGGCGCGGACGTCGTCGTGGTGATTGCCCACTCCGGCCTCTCTGCCGATCCGTACCAGGCGATGGCGGAAAACTCGGTATATTACTTAAGCCAGGTGCCAGGCGTTGACGCCATCATGTTCGGCCATGCCCACGCCGTGTTCCCAAGTAAAGACTTTGCCGACATCAAAGGCGCGGATATCGCCAAAGGCACCCTCAACGGCATTCCTGCGGTGATGCCCGGCATGTGGGGCGACCACCTCGGCGTTGTCGATCTGGTGCTGAATAACGACAGTGGGAAATGGCAGGTTACCTCCGCCCAGGCACAGGCGCGCCCGATTTACGATGCCGCGACCAAGAAATCACTGGCAGCAGAAGATAACACGTTGGTGCAGGCGCTGAAGGCCGACCACGACGCCACCCGCGAGTTCGTCAGCAAGCCTATCGGTAAATCATCCGACAACATGTACAGTTTCCTCTCACTGGTGCAGGACGATCCGACCGTACAGGTCGTCAACATGGCGCAAAAAGCCTACGTTGAGCACTATATTCAGGGCGACCCGGACCTGGCGAAGCTGCCGGTGCTGTCTGCCGCTGCCCCGTTCAAAGCGGGCGGTCGTAAGAACGATCCGGCCAGCTATGTTGAAGTGGAAAAAGGTCAACTGACCTTCCGCAACGCTGCCGATCTTTACCTCTACCCCAACACTCTGGTAGTGGTTAAAGCCAGCGGCAAAGAGGTGAAAGAGTGGCTGGAGTGCTCCGCCGGGCAGTTCAATCAGATTGACCCGCACAGCAGCAAGCCGCAGTCGCTGATTAACTGGGACGGTTTCCGCACCTATAACTTCGACGTTATCGACGGCGTGAACTATCAGGTTGATGTGACCCAACCGGCCCGCTACGACGGCGAATGCCAGAGCATTAACCCGCAGTCCGAGCGTATTAAGCATCTGACCTTCAACGGTAAGCCGATCGACCCGAACGCCATGTTCCTCGTCGCGACCAACAACTATCGCGCCTACGGCGGTAAGTTCGCGGGCACCGGCGATAGCCATATCGCTTTTGCCTCACCGGATGAGAACCGTTCGGTGCTGGCCGCCTGGATTAGCGCAGAATCGAAGAAAGCGGGCGCAATCCATCCGGCCGCGGACAACAACTGGCGACTGGCGCCTATCCACAGCGACAGCCAGCTGGATATTCGCTTTGAGACCTCACCGTCAGAAAAAGCGGCGGCGTTTATTAAAGAGAAAGCGCAGTATCCGATGAAGCAGGTCGCCACCGATGATATTGGCTTTGCTATTTATCAGCTGGATTTGAGCAAGTAA
- a CDS encoding winged helix-turn-helix transcriptional regulator, translating into MKESNATLAQKMRDGDLFSANCPSREVLKHVTSRWGVLILVALREGTHRFSDLRRKMGGVSEKMLAQSLQALEQDGFINRMSYPVVPPHVEYSLTPLGEAVSEKVAALADWIEVNLPQVMAQQIPA; encoded by the coding sequence ATGAAAGAAAGTAATGCGACCCTGGCGCAAAAGATGCGCGATGGCGATCTGTTCTCGGCCAACTGCCCGTCGCGGGAGGTGCTCAAGCACGTGACCAGCCGCTGGGGCGTGCTGATTCTGGTGGCGCTGCGTGAGGGTACGCACCGCTTTAGCGATCTGCGCCGGAAAATGGGCGGCGTCAGCGAAAAAATGCTCGCCCAGTCGCTTCAGGCTCTGGAGCAGGACGGCTTTATCAACCGCATGTCTTACCCGGTGGTGCCGCCGCACGTAGAGTATAGCCTGACACCGCTCGGCGAAGCGGTCAGTGAGAAGGTGGCGGCGCTGGCGGATTGGATTGAGGTGAATTTGCCGCAGGTGATGGCGCAGCAGATCCCGGCGTGA
- a CDS encoding SDR family oxidoreductase has product MIAITGATGQLGQHVIANLLNTAAAAQLVAIVRNPAKAAALSQQGVSVRQADYGDETALTQALQGVEKLLIISSSEVGQRAPQHRNIIKAAKTAGVKFIAYTSLLHADTSPLGLAVEHIETEKMLADSGIPYALLRNGWYTENYLASAPAALEHGVFIGAAGEGKIASATRADYAAAAARVMTEDGHAGKVYELAGDNGWTLSELAAELTKQSGKNVVYQNLGQADFAAALKSVGLPAGLADMLADSDIGAAKGGLFDDSHTLSTLIGRPTTSLADSVKDLL; this is encoded by the coding sequence ATGATCGCCATTACCGGAGCCACCGGCCAGCTGGGCCAACACGTGATTGCCAACCTGCTTAACACCGCCGCCGCCGCACAATTGGTTGCCATTGTACGTAACCCGGCGAAAGCCGCCGCGCTGAGCCAGCAGGGGGTTAGCGTACGCCAGGCCGACTACGGCGACGAAACCGCGCTAACGCAGGCACTACAGGGCGTCGAGAAGCTGCTGATTATCTCCTCCAGCGAAGTCGGCCAGCGTGCGCCGCAGCACCGTAATATCATCAAGGCGGCAAAGACGGCGGGCGTTAAATTCATTGCCTACACCAGCCTGCTGCATGCCGATACTTCACCGCTAGGCCTCGCCGTCGAACACATTGAAACCGAAAAAATGCTGGCCGATTCCGGTATCCCTTATGCCCTGCTGCGTAACGGCTGGTATACCGAAAACTATCTGGCCAGCGCGCCGGCAGCCCTGGAGCATGGCGTGTTTATCGGCGCAGCCGGTGAAGGCAAAATTGCCTCTGCGACCCGCGCAGACTACGCCGCCGCCGCCGCACGCGTGATGACGGAAGACGGCCACGCAGGGAAAGTGTATGAACTTGCGGGCGATAACGGCTGGACGCTCAGCGAGCTGGCCGCCGAACTGACCAAACAGAGTGGCAAAAACGTGGTTTACCAGAACCTGGGCCAGGCCGATTTCGCTGCGGCGCTGAAGAGCGTAGGCCTGCCTGCCGGGCTGGCGGATATGCTGGCTGACTCAGATATCGGCGCCGCCAAAGGCGGTCTGTTTGACGACAGCCATACCCTGAGCACGCTGATTGGTCGCCCGACCACCTCGCTTGCCGACAGCGTCAAAGACCTGCTGTAA
- a CDS encoding AraC family transcriptional regulator — MQGVPEQFSDEKDSARFRHLAQVPGVELYHAHISRYAFEPHTHEAFGIGVIEAGAERFRYRGSQHVAPVHSVVTMNPDELHTGEAETADGWRYRMIYLQPDLLEEVTGIRHWWFADATRHDPQRSLLIGRQIHALWHTDDPLAQKGLLLEMIDTFRPLACHAPVRTEAAHRFARVRDYLYDNYMHPITLDELAGVAALSPWHFQRQFKAHFHVTPHQMLMAVRLWRAKEFLTHGMPAAAVAAATGLTDQSHLTRAFTQRYGITPVRYQKQVIRR, encoded by the coding sequence GTGCAAGGTGTACCGGAACAGTTCAGCGACGAGAAAGACAGCGCGCGCTTTCGCCACCTGGCGCAGGTGCCGGGCGTCGAGCTGTACCATGCGCATATTTCGCGCTATGCCTTTGAACCCCACACTCACGAAGCGTTCGGCATTGGCGTCATTGAGGCCGGGGCCGAGCGTTTCCGCTACCGCGGCAGCCAGCACGTCGCCCCCGTTCATTCAGTGGTGACCATGAACCCCGACGAGCTGCATACCGGCGAGGCGGAAACCGCCGACGGATGGCGCTATCGGATGATTTATCTGCAGCCCGATCTGCTTGAGGAAGTGACCGGTATCCGCCATTGGTGGTTTGCCGATGCCACCCGCCACGATCCGCAGCGTTCTTTACTGATTGGCCGCCAAATCCACGCCCTGTGGCATACCGACGATCCGCTAGCACAGAAAGGCCTGCTGCTGGAGATGATCGACACCTTCCGACCGCTCGCCTGCCACGCCCCTGTGCGAACAGAAGCCGCCCATCGCTTTGCCCGCGTACGCGATTATCTTTACGACAACTACATGCATCCCATTACCCTTGACGAATTAGCGGGCGTCGCGGCGCTCAGTCCGTGGCACTTCCAGCGTCAGTTTAAAGCCCATTTTCACGTTACGCCGCACCAGATGCTGATGGCGGTGCGCCTGTGGCGAGCAAAAGAATTTCTCACCCACGGCATGCCCGCCGCCGCCGTTGCCGCCGCGACCGGGCTCACCGATCAGTCGCATCTGACCCGCGC